DNA from Quercus lobata isolate SW786 chromosome 1, ValleyOak3.0 Primary Assembly, whole genome shotgun sequence:
AATTATGTCCTACGCTTGTGGAATTTGGCATTAGAGGGGATAAAGAGGATGTTGGCtgtatgaaataaataatatctgCCTAAATGGGGCAGAGCCACTCTTATTAAGTAAAAAGTAAACATTATTGAGCTCTCCTCCTTAACTTTTTTTCTACTTACCTGATGCATATATTGTTGGCTAACAGCCTAGAAAAGTATAATAAAAACTTGTTTGGAATGTTTGGGAATTGAGTTTAAATACCAGTTGGTAGACTGGAAGGCGGTTTTTACCTTCTTCAGTTAAGAAACTTAGGTCCTATAAAAGTTTGTACACACTACACATAATCAAATTTCCTTAAGGAAACTGCTGTAGTGGTTTGCAATAGTGAGACATACACTTTGGGGGGCATGTTGTGGGTTTTAGGTGTGGGATGAGCTGGATTAATGCACTGCTTCTATGGTAAATTCTTATAGGATATTCTTAGACATCCACAAGATTCTTGTGTGAGATGTAAGGGAATATATGGAGAGATTGTGTTATTTTTATGGTGTATGTATGCATGTCTTAAACCAATTTAATGCTTTGGCAATTCTATCATTTTGGTATTGCGGATAATGCATGTGATTGTAATGGTAATTATGGAATAGAAGGGAAGCAAGATTGTTACAAATtattcaatcaaataaaaaccaagaagTTTGTTAATTGTTTTGTTACTTCAAGGTAATATACAAGGGCGAAGATTACCGAACTTGTATATGTGCGAAGTGGAACTAATTATTTTACtgctaaaacttaaaacacttGTATATACGTGACAATAATTAAGGCTAATATTTGATCATCAAACAGTTTTGAATTTCTtggaatttaaatttaattatttaatttattaggGGGGCATTGTTAGGAGTTCAGggtaattaattttgaaaaaggtTGCAGACACATTGCATTAAAAATCGTACTGGTTAGTTCAGCCAACCATGCCCAGATATTTGACAATTGCCCTTGTAGAACCACACTTTTGGTATACTATAAAATAAGAATTCGtgcttataaaaaagaaaaaaaaaaaaagaaaaaaaaaaggaattcaTCCTTTATGGGGTTCTGAAAAAGTTCTACCATTATAAACCATTTCTAGCGCACCGTAGCTCTAGGTTTCTACCAGAGTAAGATTTCAAGCTACTGTGCGTTATCAACACATTGCTTTTCCATTCACAAGAACACGGTTAAAAGttgattttatatattctatatCTTACAGAAAATGTGTTAATTTTGCAATAAATACTCTTTGTTACATACATATATGCCCTTTTATCGGTTCTGGGTTTCCTTACCCCTTTCATTATTTTGGCCTGTTGTTAATCCTTTATGTttccttttttatcttttattttatgctttCTATTGTTTGATTTACATCTGACACATTTGATTGCCCTTTGCAGGTTGGAGATGATGTTACTGTGCTTGATGCCACTGGAAAATTTGTGATGCCAGGTTAgtttttcatattataattaCTGAATAGATCAGTATGTGTTTTCACTCTTTTGACTATGCTAGTGAAGAAAAAGGAGTATGGTGAGAACATTTGGAACCCAAGTATACTACTATGTATTACTTCTTTTCAATGACATTTACAGTTTCAGAATAAAACCATACAGTCTGCAATCCAAATGGCAGAGGCAGACTATTTCTCCtttgttgtatttattttgaacCTCATAGTAAATAGGCTTCTAGATACACAATGTCCCTATTGCCATACTCTTGAGTTGGATCAATAATATCTGGTCGACGAGCATTGCATTCAACCTTGGTGGGGTCCATCTTGTTGAGTTATAGTCCCTGCATGTTGGCAATAGGTCCTCTTTTTATTCTTCAGTCTGTTTGCACACATGCTCTCAAAGACAAGAATTATTATTAACAATCATAAGCTATCATTTGGGTTTCCTGTTTATTTTATCTGAGTTTAATTGCTTTGTTCATTTCCATTTGCAAAACTGATtagtaattaggtagatctgaTCCTGATATATTCTACGACTACATTTGTTACCTCAACAGGCGGAATTGATCCTCACACGCACCTAGCTGTTGAGCATAGGGGTTTGGAGTCAATTGATGACTTCTTCAGTGGTCAGGCAGCAGCATTAGCTGGTGGAACAACAATGCATATTGACTTTGTTTTTCCAGTCCGTGATAGTTTAACAGCAGGTTTTGAAGCCtataaaaagaaagcaaaaaaatctTGCATGGATTATGGTTTCCATATGACAATTACAAAATGGGATGAAGTTGTTTCAAAAGAAATGGAAATCATGGTTAAGGAAAAAGGTTgcttttcttatattttctgtTTGTATTTTACGGATTTTATCTTACATTGGACCTTTGTGAACacttctttaatttcctttttgtcCATTTCATGTGAAATCTGTTTAAGTTTTCATGTATGTGCCAACTTATAGGTATAAACTCTTTCAAGTTCTTCATGGCATACAAGGGGGCAGTAATGATTAATGATGAGATTCTATTAGAAGGATTGAAGAAGTGCAAGTCCCTTGGTGCTTTGGCTATGGTCCATGCGGAAAATGGAGATGCTGTATATGAAGGACAGAAAAGAATGATAGAACATGGCATTATTGGTCCAGAGGGGCATGCTCTTTCGAGACCCCCCATGGTAACTTTTAGAATTATGTtctgtaaatatatatatatatatatatgtaccaTGGAAGCTATTTTCTTACTTAAATGTCTAATGGAAAAATATCGATGTACCATGAATATCTTTGAAGAGATTCTCCTTGCATGATTTGGCTTTAATACCTTTACAGCTGGAAGGAGAGGCAACTTCTCGGGCAATTCGTTTGGCAGGTTTTGTGAATACTCCTCTCTATGTGGTTCATGTAATGAGCATTGATGCTATGGAAGAAATAGCTACAGCTCGAAAACAAGGTCTTTAACTAtcttatctttaaattttatttgattttataaatttatttgatggcaGAATTAAGCTACAATTATGGAGAATCATATGTAATTAATATTGGAATCTTTTTTTACCTCATAGAAATATAATACAAGTAGGAGAAGAGGCTAATTCTTATAGcaattataaattttggatTGAGCATTAGTAACACAGTTCCCCTTAGTTGGAATCTGATAGCCTCAAACTTATTGCATCCCACAATGTTCAAAAGAGCAAGAACAGACAACAGGATTATGAAGATTTAATACAATTATTTGGTCcttttttgtttcacttttatAATACACTAGCTGCGAACCCGCGCGTTGcgcatgataattatttttatggtggttttattaatttttttttttacaatttaaactaatctaataatgagtaatgcctttcgtaattatatttttatttattataggaacaatcataaatgtaatataggaacaatccaaaacaccaaaaaaacgtaaactaaaaaaaattaataaaacttaacaatgattaattgaaccaatattaggataaaaatttgtttttgataatctattaaggttattttctttgtagaaattataatttcagccacccaaaacatattatcaaataaaaaattattagcaaaatctaagaattaaatttctatacatgcattgttataaaatattaataataaaaataaaattgcaaaagttaaaatttgtcacctatccaattattttcgtttggctaacctttgcttttctttaaataaatgacattatagagtacttctaatacaactattaagagtattttgtccaccacaaaggattagaaaataaacaaaaattggtaaagtctcatagtttaacatctaaattgagcactataaaaaattatgctatgtaacaaaataaataccaaattatctaaatcatgttatgtaatagaataatattatatttttatatgctatacttaattctttagaacgcaataggataacatttaacaatcaaagagaatatatatataaaaaataaaaaaataaaaaaaaacaacaacaacaacaatttaaaaaacaaaacaaaatcacaatttaaaaaacaaaactaaatcgcattaacccaaaataaagttttaaaaaatataaaaaattatcaacctaaagtagaaatgcaagaaaaataaaaaaaaatccaccaaaaaatttagagagagagagagagagagagagagagagagagaaaacctttttttttgtgagtgaaaactatgtatagaatagaagagatagtgacaaatttatagtaagagggtgtaaataagaagagacaaaaataaaggaagatgaagggaaaaaggaaaaatgatatcaatgtagagggtagtggggagatgaaatggtaagggagggagaaagattgaagaagtagtgggaagatgaaacaaaataaatgttaaaaacaattataagaaaattgaaaaaaaaaaaaaaaaaaaaaaccaggttttttttttttaaatatatagattttgattctttaataGCACTATAGAGGAACATTCCAACTGAATTTTGAGATAGAGAAGATGTACATGATAAATTAAAGATTTAACTTTACGCTTTGGCtgcaaggagaagaagagacaAGAtagtttttatcattttagagATAGTTGGTCTTAAGATAGCTTTCTACAAAGAAAGATAAGCTTGGTATATGATGTGAATGCTatatccaaaattaaaattcctcCACTAAACATCCTAGTTAGGAACCTACAGCATTATGGGCTAGTGTTATTTTCCGTTGCAGCTTGTTGGTTGCATAAAATAGCCCtaataatgatgaaaaaaatacCCATAGAGTTCTCTAGAAGAAGCCATGATATCACCTGTACATATTCTGCTGACTTTTATTTCAGCCTCATGGATGCTCTCACAAGCCCACTTTCAAATATTTCCTGAACGCATTGATTTGATCCCATAAGCAGGACTGCCACCCCATAGCATGTTGCTGAGAGAGGTTCAGTTGTTGTTCCACTTCGACCCACAGGAACTTCTTTGATCAATTTATTTCCCCTGTTGTTAAGGTGGAGAATTGAACCaagatttctctttctttattgcTAACTAAATTCCAATTGAAATGAAATGTTTATGATGAATCAATGCTATTTAGGAGGACCTAATAATAGTTCATTAATTCAAATCCTTGATTTTCAAAGTTAAGGGATGCTTATATTGGCAAACTTCAAGCTGCTATTCATGTCCTATGACAACCTCATAGGGTGATACAAGTTGAGATGAGTGTAGATAAGTGTTTACCATAGATTTGGATAGAAGGAAAATATGAGAAAGAAGGAAATAGAATTAGGAGTTATACACCCTCTTGACCATGGAtccatttcttttaataaatcaCGAGTACCTTAATAATGAACTAGTTCTTTAATTACAATGTTATCGAATGGTGCAAATATTGCAATAAGTCCCAAATAActtaaatattcaattaattGTGCTCTGCTAAACTTCTGGCCATTCAACCTTGTTTGAAGccatatatttcatttaaatcttTGACAAACTTGCACTTTCATTTCTTTTAGCCCTTTTCACAACACtcaagttaaataatttttttcccatcaGTGCCAACATAGCTTTTCTGAAAGTGATCAGACCACTTGATATTACTTTCCTTCAAATTATCCTAGATTGGTGCCACTACCTCCACCCTCTTaagaatttcttcatttttattccTACTTTTCCTTTTGTTACCACTTATCACCATCTTGTTACTCTCATTTGTCGACATGGCTTTTCAATTGGCCAACATCTGCACCTTAGATTATATCTAACCTTATAGCTgtcctaaaattttttccttacTTTATGAGTTTTTTACAATCACACAATACtccaaattttctctatttcattcacttttttttaatcctatGGGTAACATTCTCTGCAATCTTCCCTTAACAAAATATTAATCTAAAACACCAAAGATAATTGTCATAGGATGTGACTACAAGTTTAACACCGGCTGTTAACATACCAGAATCAGCCTCCTCAATATGGCCAGAAAGGCTGAAGTTGAAAGAAATGAGAAATATAGACACAGACACTGATATAGACATTCACTCAAACAGGCAGAGAAATACGATATGTTGGCTTTCAGTTCTAAAACTTATTAATGCTGATCTCCtgatgctttttcttttctctagaTGATTTATTGTTTAAAGAAGATTAATTACTCGTGTTTAAACTGCAGGGCAGAGGGTTATTGGAGAGCCAATAGTTTCTGGGTTAGCCCTTGATGAATCTGGGCTTTGGGATCCTGACTTCATCACTGCAGCAAAGCAAGAACCCattttactttcatttttgttttgtttttattgttttttcattCTTGTGATAGATTTATTCAGCTTTAAGAAATTCAAACAATATGATCTTACTTGTTTCAGGTTTGTCATGAGTCCCCCTATTAGGGCATCTGGACATGACAAGGCTCTTCAAGCTGCCCTTTCGACAGGAATTTTGCAGGTTTCTACCTCATCATTAGAGAAGATAGTGCAACCATAACTTCTAGGACCTGAAAGACATATGTGATCATTTTGTTTATTAAGTAATATGAAAGTTAAGAAAGTCTGCCAGGAAGAATATTGGTGTTCTTATCTGTTTAATACACATGCAGTCTCCAAAATTTTGGCTTATAACTAGGTGCTACTAGCAGACTATATATCCTTGGATTcagaatattttcttttgattgtcAGATTGCCTAAGCCGTGACCTTTAATATATTGGTTTATGGAGATCTTTGAACTTGTTTCTCATGAAACCTTTTCATTTCGCAGCTTGTAGGAACTGATCATGCTACCTATAATTCTACACAGAAAGCTCTAGGGATTGATGATTTCCGAAAAATTCCAAATGGTGTAAATGGTAATCATGTATTTTGTTCCCTGcaatttttgaatttatgtATGGTTCTGAGTCATTATTTGGGGCCAATTTATGCTATTCTACTTTGTAATGCTTCTCTGTGGcaattggtaatttttaggtattGAGGAGAGAATGCATTTGGTATGGGATATAATGGTGGTAAGTTGCAATGGATTTCTTGCtcattccttcaaaatattcaGCTTGAATTAGAAGCTATTCTAGAAATTGCTCCTTTTCTCAGATTTGTGTATTCATGCAGGAATCTGGACAAATTTCTGCCACTGATTATGTTCAGATAACAAGCACAGAATGGTATGCTCTCTGGCTATTTAGATAATGTAAGAAAACTGAATGAGTATGTGTGGgattatgcattttatgatcTAATCCCCACTTAAGCTTTCTGACATATGTCAAGTTATCTCACCATCTGCAATTTTTTCAGTGCTagaattttcaatatatatccAAGGAAAGGAGCGATTTTTCCTGGATCTGATGCAGATATAATCATACTCAACCCAAACTCGAGCTTTGAAATAACTGCAAAGTCCCACCACTCTATATCAGATACAAATGTTTACGAGGGAAGGAGAGGAAAGGTAATATTTGTATCTTTAATGTAGTTGATCTGTTGATAACGAATGCATTATGAAATAGGTTAGCAATTGTAATGTGTGAAAGATCTAATATCAGTTTGattcatattttatttgcaCCTATCATTTGTAGACACAACAACTCACAAAACAGCCTTATACCTGTCCTTGTGACTTGATAGTATTGAACATATCACATATTTCTTATtgtattttgaaatatatttttgcatGCAAAAGAAGAATAAATGGTAAGAAGGTGATGAAAGTAATTATTATGTTGAGTTACTAGACAAAATGTGTAACACACTCGTAATACTGCTGAGCATATCACAATGAGAATTGCTGAAGTTTGAAAAAAACGTAGCTCTGAAattcttttgagtttttgaaTGAGTGTTGGGCACCAGTGGCATGATTGCCACATCTTTAAATGTCTGACAtgccaaattttcaattattgaacAATCCTAAAATAATGGGTTTGTGCTTATGAAGGCATGGCCAGTGAGCTATAATCTGTGGACAAATACGCAATTGTTTGTCTGTCATGGACATGGCAACTTTCAACAATATAGATAGGGCTATATGCATGTACAGATTGTGTTTCTGAAACCTTTGCAAGTAATCTTACCACCTAATGCTTTTCAGTTGTCCcctaaaaataagaagaaaaaaaaggtttctaGAATGAATGGATGAATGTAACTTAGTTAAGATGAGATGATTGATgtttctaatttgatttttggtttaattgaaaaattatgcTGTCATGTGAGGGTGCAGAGTGTTGGCAGATTCACTTGCATTGATGTGAAATGAAGATgcttgaattttgaaaaacttattaaaGGGATATGATATGACCATTAAATTTGATTGTGTTAAGGGATCTTTTATAGATTCCATATTATTCAATGGGTTAGCCAATGAGAGTAACCACGAGCTTTGCTAGTCAAGAGTTGGTTTCCTCCTTTATAATAGGTAGGAGAGCTTGGGTTAATTACTGTATAATTtggccaaagaaaacaaaagaactaTAATAAGACAATAATGTTACTTTTATAATTCCTCAGTCCCCACTGCCATTTCTTATACCATGTAAGGACCAAAGCTTATTTCATGATCAGTTACCATGAGATATGGATTAAAACTTAACATATGTTTTACATATTTCTGTATTTTCATTGATATTGGGGCAATCTTTGCTTATTTGGTGGTTTAAGCATATccatttgtctttatttttttttacttcctaATGCAGAAACATGACTGCAAAGTCATTCCATTGCAACGTTCAACAATTACTACTATAAATGAATGTATATGCATGCATATACCACTAGAAATCGCAGTTTAAAAGACTATCTAATATTTAGTCTTGTCAACCATAATTTTTAACTACACTTCAACTTGGTTATTAATTCTTGCAGACCATCTTTTCCTTACATAATTCTGTATATTTTGCACTCCCATCAGAACTTCTTTGGTCACAATTAACTGGTCCATATTTGcttgaatttgtaaaatttcagAGTCCCCTCTCTCTCACTGTGAGAGCAGGCACATTCATATATCCTCCTAaactttgcctttttatttaagGTTTCTAAAAGTTCATATTTGTTCTCTTAGGGAAAGGTTGAAGTGACAATTGCTGGCGGAAGAATTGTTTGGGAAAATGATGAGCTGAAGGTTGTTCCTGGTTCTGGAAAGTATGTAGAAATGCCACCTTTCAGTTATCTATTTAATGGAATTGACAAGGGAGATGCTAAATACCTGTCTTCCTTCCAAGCTCCAGTAAAGCGATTTAAATCCACAGAGTAAATTTCACTTTCTATCatttttatgatctttttactTTCTTATTGCCTGGAGGGTAAAGAACACACAATACTCAAGTATATATGGCCTTGAgtttgaataaaagaaaaat
Protein-coding regions in this window:
- the LOC115981310 gene encoding dihydropyrimidinase-like isoform X1, translated to MELSSKTKPLLLLLLLLFTFSSVSESNQFCDAGIEYGEPGCGISSSSSKILIKGGTVVNAHKEEVADVYLEDGIIIAVKPNIKVGDDVTVLDATGKFVMPGGIDPHTHLAVEHRGLESIDDFFSGQAAALAGGTTMHIDFVFPVRDSLTAGFEAYKKKAKKSCMDYGFHMTITKWDEVVSKEMEIMVKEKGINSFKFFMAYKGAVMINDEILLEGLKKCKSLGALAMVHAENGDAVYEGQKRMIEHGIIGPEGHALSRPPMLEGEATSRAIRLAGFVNTPLYVVHVMSIDAMEEIATARKQGQRVIGEPIVSGLALDESGLWDPDFITAAKFVMSPPIRASGHDKALQAALSTGILQLVGTDHATYNSTQKALGIDDFRKIPNGVNGIEERMHLVWDIMVESGQISATDYVQITSTECARIFNIYPRKGAIFPGSDADIIILNPNSSFEITAKSHHSISDTNVYEGRRGKGKVEVTIAGGRIVWENDELKVVPGSGKYVEMPPFSYLFNGIDKGDAKYLSSFQAPVKRFKSTE
- the LOC115981310 gene encoding dihydropyrimidinase-like isoform X2, producing the protein MPGGIDPHTHLAVEHRGLESIDDFFSGQAAALAGGTTMHIDFVFPVRDSLTAGFEAYKKKAKKSCMDYGFHMTITKWDEVVSKEMEIMVKEKGINSFKFFMAYKGAVMINDEILLEGLKKCKSLGALAMVHAENGDAVYEGQKRMIEHGIIGPEGHALSRPPMLEGEATSRAIRLAGFVNTPLYVVHVMSIDAMEEIATARKQGQRVIGEPIVSGLALDESGLWDPDFITAAKFVMSPPIRASGHDKALQAALSTGILQLVGTDHATYNSTQKALGIDDFRKIPNGVNGIEERMHLVWDIMVESGQISATDYVQITSTECARIFNIYPRKGAIFPGSDADIIILNPNSSFEITAKSHHSISDTNVYEGRRGKGKVEVTIAGGRIVWENDELKVVPGSGKYVEMPPFSYLFNGIDKGDAKYLSSFQAPVKRFKSTE